A genomic window from Pseudomonas leptonychotis includes:
- the fabZ gene encoding 3-hydroxyacyl-ACP dehydratase FabZ gives MMDINQIREYLPHRYPFLLVDRVAELDLEGKRIRAFKNVSINEPFFNGHFPEHPIMPGVLIIEAMAQAAGILGFKMMDLKPSDGTLYYFVGSDKLRFRQPVVPGDQLILEAHYLSSKRSIWKFACKASVDGKEVCSAEIICAERKL, from the coding sequence ATGATGGACATTAACCAGATTCGCGAATACTTGCCGCATCGCTACCCATTCCTGCTGGTGGATCGGGTGGCTGAGCTGGATCTTGAGGGCAAGCGCATTCGTGCTTTCAAGAATGTCAGCATCAATGAGCCGTTCTTCAACGGGCACTTTCCTGAGCACCCGATCATGCCTGGTGTGTTGATCATCGAGGCGATGGCCCAGGCTGCCGGTATTCTTGGCTTCAAGATGATGGATCTGAAACCGTCTGACGGCACCCTGTATTACTTTGTGGGTTCCGACAAGCTACGCTTTCGTCAACCCGTGGTGCCGGGTGATCAGTTGATTCTCGAAGCCCATTACTTGAGCAGCAAGCGCAGCATCTGGAAGTTTGCGTGTAAAGCCAGCGTCGACGGCAAGGAAGTCTGCTCGGCAGAAATTATTTGTGCGGAACGCAAACTATGA
- a CDS encoding phosphatidate cytidylyltransferase gives MLKQRIITALVLLPFALGGFFLLNGALFALFIGAVVSLGAWEWARLAGFTAQVQRIAYAASVAGLLFGLYLLPGLAPWVLLLGVVWWVVATFLVLGYPASSRFWAQAPVRLLIGLLILLPAWQGLVLFKQWPEANWLILAVMVLVWGADIGAYFSGRRFGKRKLAPQVSPGKSWEGVFGGLLVTLLICLGVAIYRDWSFFSLLLGLAGTAVVVLISVVGDLTESMFKRQSGVKDSSNLLPGHGGVLDRIDSLTAAIPVFAALLWLAGWGAL, from the coding sequence ATGCTCAAGCAACGAATTATCACGGCTCTGGTGCTATTGCCATTCGCCCTAGGCGGCTTTTTTCTGCTCAATGGTGCGCTGTTTGCGCTGTTTATTGGTGCGGTCGTTAGCTTGGGTGCGTGGGAGTGGGCTCGTTTGGCAGGGTTTACTGCGCAGGTGCAGCGCATTGCCTATGCCGCGTCGGTAGCGGGGTTGTTGTTCGGCTTGTACCTATTGCCCGGGTTGGCGCCTTGGGTGCTGTTACTTGGGGTGGTCTGGTGGGTCGTGGCGACTTTTCTGGTTTTGGGTTATCCCGCCAGCAGCCGTTTTTGGGCGCAGGCGCCGGTCAGGTTGCTGATTGGTCTGTTGATTCTGCTGCCGGCCTGGCAAGGCTTGGTGCTGTTTAAGCAGTGGCCTGAGGCGAACTGGCTGATTCTGGCGGTGATGGTGTTGGTGTGGGGTGCCGATATTGGCGCTTACTTCAGCGGTCGACGTTTTGGTAAGCGTAAGCTGGCCCCGCAGGTCAGCCCCGGTAAAAGTTGGGAAGGGGTGTTCGGCGGTTTGTTGGTGACCTTGCTGATTTGCCTGGGCGTGGCTATTTACCGTGACTGGTCGTTTTTCAGCCTGCTGTTGGGGCTGGCCGGCACGGCCGTGGTGGTGCTGATCTCAGTGGTCGGCGACCTGACCGAAAGCATGTTCAAGCGCCAGTCAGGGGTTAAAGACAGCAGTAATCTGCTACCCGGCCATGGTGGCGTGCTCGATCGTATCGACAGCCTGACGGCGGCCATTCCTGTGTTCGCGGCGCTGTTATGGCTGGCGGGTTGGGGCGCGCTGTGA
- a CDS encoding OmpH family outer membrane protein, translating into MRKLTQLVLLSVALLATPAFAEMKVAILNYQMALLESDAAKRYAVDAEKKFGPQLSKLKTLESDAKRIQDRLVKDGDKMQTAERERLELEFKQKARDFQFQSKELNESKAVADREMLKKLKPNLDKAVEEVIKSGNFDLVLERGAVIDVKPQFDITRQVIERMNQLR; encoded by the coding sequence GTGCGTAAGTTGACTCAACTGGTTTTGTTAAGTGTTGCCCTGCTGGCGACTCCGGCCTTTGCCGAGATGAAAGTAGCAATATTGAACTATCAAATGGCCTTGCTTGAATCTGATGCTGCTAAGCGTTATGCCGTGGATGCCGAGAAGAAATTCGGCCCACAGCTGAGCAAGCTGAAAACCTTGGAAAGCGATGCCAAGCGTATTCAGGACCGTCTAGTCAAAGATGGCGATAAAATGCAGACCGCTGAGCGTGAGCGCCTGGAACTTGAATTCAAGCAAAAAGCCCGTGATTTCCAGTTTCAGTCCAAAGAGCTGAATGAGTCCAAAGCTGTGGCTGATCGCGAAATGCTGAAAAAACTCAAGCCGAACCTGGACAAGGCCGTGGAAGAAGTGATCAAGAGCGGTAACTTCGATCTGGTGCTGGAGCGTGGTGCGGTGATTGATGTCAAACCTCAGTTCGACATCACTCGCCAGGTTATCGAGCGTATGAATCAGCTGCGCTGA
- the lpxB gene encoding lipid-A-disaccharide synthase: MTDLMRVALVAGEASGDILGAGLMQALKTQYPQIEFIGIGGPLMQAQGLNSYFPMERLSVMGLVEVLGRLPELLARRKRLINTLIEAKPDVFIGIDAPDFNLTLELKLRQAGIKTVHYVSPSVWAWRQKRVLKIRDACDLMLTLFPFEAQFYQDHQVPVRFVGHPLADTIPQQADRAAAREALNLAHEQPVVALMPGSRGGEVSRLGSLFLDAAVRLRTLRPGIQFVLPCSSPERRAQLEQMLVGRDLPLTLLNGRSHEALAACDAVLIASGTATLEALLYKRPMVVAYKVAPLTYRILKRLVTSAYISLPNLLAERLLVPEMIQDAATPEALAQLLAPLLDGGTVQTEGFDVIHRALRRDASVQAAQAVLQLVGRN, translated from the coding sequence ATGACTGACCTGATGCGTGTCGCGCTGGTCGCCGGCGAGGCGTCTGGCGATATTCTCGGCGCGGGCCTGATGCAGGCCCTTAAAACCCAATACCCACAGATCGAATTTATCGGCATCGGTGGCCCGCTGATGCAGGCCCAGGGGCTGAACTCCTATTTCCCGATGGAGCGCTTATCGGTGATGGGCTTGGTCGAGGTGTTGGGGCGTCTTCCCGAGTTGCTGGCGCGACGCAAGCGTCTGATCAATACCCTAATCGAGGCCAAGCCGGATGTGTTTATCGGCATCGATGCGCCGGATTTCAACCTGACCCTTGAGCTCAAGTTGCGTCAGGCCGGAATCAAAACGGTGCATTACGTCAGCCCATCCGTATGGGCCTGGCGGCAGAAGCGCGTGTTGAAGATTCGTGACGCCTGCGACTTGATGCTGACCCTGTTCCCGTTTGAGGCGCAGTTCTACCAAGACCATCAGGTACCGGTGCGGTTTGTCGGTCACCCGCTGGCCGACACCATTCCACAGCAGGCGGATCGTGCTGCGGCGCGTGAGGCGCTGAACTTAGCGCATGAGCAACCGGTGGTAGCGTTAATGCCTGGCAGTCGTGGCGGTGAAGTGTCGCGCCTGGGCAGTCTGTTTCTTGATGCGGCGGTGCGGTTGCGCACTTTGCGCCCAGGTATCCAGTTTGTCTTGCCATGCTCCAGCCCCGAACGCCGTGCACAGCTTGAGCAGATGCTAGTAGGCCGTGATTTGCCACTGACCTTGCTCAATGGTCGCTCTCATGAGGCGCTGGCTGCCTGTGATGCGGTGCTGATCGCTTCTGGTACGGCGACTCTTGAAGCCCTGCTGTACAAGCGGCCGATGGTGGTGGCTTACAAGGTTGCGCCATTAACCTACCGCATTCTCAAACGCCTAGTGACCAGTGCTTATATTTCCCTGCCGAATCTGCTGGCCGAGCGTTTGCTGGTGCCTGAAATGATCCAGGATGCGGCCACCCCCGAAGCGCTGGCGCAGTTGCTAGCACCGCTGCTGGATGGCGGTACAGTGCAAACCGAAGGCTTTGATGTGATTCATCGGGCATTACGCCGTGATGCCTCAGTGCAAGCCGCTCAGGCAGTGTTGCAGCTGGTTGGGCGCAACTGA
- the rseP gene encoding sigma E protease regulator RseP produces MSALYMLVGTLVALGVLVTIHEYGHFWVARRCGVKVLRFSVGFGSPLLRWHDRQGTEFVVAAIPLGGYVKMLDEREGDVPPELLDQSFNRKSVQQRIAIVAAGPVANFLLALLFFWVVAMLGSQQVRPVIGAVEAGSLADLAGLQAGQEIIAVDGEPTTGWAAVNLQLVSRLGESGRLDLVVREPGSSIDSARQIALDNWLRGADEPDPIASLGIRPWRPVLQPVLAQLDPEGPAFAAGLQVGDRLLALDGQSLADWQQLVDQVRGLPGKKVTLLVERQGQQLDVPLTLAARGEGKVLSGYLGAGVAGGQWPPEMLREVSYGPLEAIAVGAKNTWTMSVLTLNSLKKMLFGELSVKNLSGPITIAKVAGASAESGLSDFLKFLAYLSISLGVLNLLPIPVLDGGHLLFYLVEWARGRPLSDRIQGWGMQIGISLVVGVMLLALINDLGRL; encoded by the coding sequence ATGAGTGCGCTCTATATGTTGGTTGGCACCCTGGTTGCGCTAGGGGTTTTGGTAACCATTCACGAATACGGTCATTTCTGGGTGGCCCGCCGTTGCGGCGTTAAAGTGCTGCGGTTTTCCGTCGGCTTTGGCAGCCCGTTGCTGCGCTGGCATGACCGTCAGGGCACTGAGTTTGTAGTGGCCGCTATTCCGTTGGGTGGCTATGTAAAGATGCTGGATGAGCGCGAAGGTGACGTCCCGCCTGAGTTACTTGATCAGTCGTTCAATCGCAAGTCGGTCCAGCAGCGCATTGCCATTGTGGCGGCTGGTCCGGTGGCGAATTTCTTGCTTGCGCTGCTGTTCTTCTGGGTTGTGGCGATGCTGGGCAGCCAGCAGGTGCGCCCGGTTATCGGTGCAGTCGAGGCGGGTAGCCTGGCTGATCTCGCTGGTTTGCAGGCAGGGCAGGAGATTATTGCGGTAGATGGCGAGCCGACGACGGGGTGGGCTGCGGTCAATCTGCAACTGGTTAGCCGCTTGGGTGAGAGTGGTCGTTTGGATCTGGTGGTGCGCGAGCCTGGTTCTTCGATCGACAGTGCGCGACAGATCGCGCTGGATAACTGGTTGCGCGGTGCTGATGAGCCGGACCCTATCGCCTCCTTGGGTATTCGTCCTTGGCGTCCGGTCCTGCAGCCGGTGTTGGCGCAGCTGGACCCCGAAGGCCCAGCCTTTGCTGCGGGTTTGCAGGTCGGTGATCGCCTGCTGGCGCTCGACGGTCAGTCGCTGGCCGATTGGCAGCAGTTGGTGGATCAGGTCCGTGGTTTGCCGGGTAAAAAAGTCACCCTGTTGGTTGAGCGTCAAGGCCAGCAGTTGGATGTGCCGTTAACCTTGGCTGCGCGTGGCGAAGGCAAAGTGCTCAGCGGTTACCTGGGTGCGGGCGTCGCGGGTGGGCAATGGCCGCCTGAGATGTTGCGCGAAGTCAGCTACGGCCCTCTGGAGGCCATCGCTGTAGGTGCCAAAAATACCTGGACAATGAGCGTTCTGACCCTTAATTCCCTGAAGAAAATGCTGTTTGGCGAGCTCTCGGTAAAAAACTTGAGCGGGCCGATAACCATTGCTAAAGTGGCGGGCGCTTCTGCTGAGTCGGGGTTGAGTGATTTTCTTAAATTTCTCGCCTATCTGAGCATTAGTCTGGGGGTTCTTAATTTGCTGCCTATACCCGTGCTGGATGGCGGGCATCTGCTTTTTTATCTAGTCGAGTGGGCGCGTGGTCGTCCTCTTTCGGATCGGATACAGGGTTGGGGTATGCAGATCGGCATCAGTTTGGTGGTTGGGGTGATGTTGCTGGCCCTGATAAACGACTTGGGTCGGCTGTAA
- the lpxD gene encoding UDP-3-O-(3-hydroxymyristoyl)glucosamine N-acyltransferase, translating to MSATVFTLGQLAERLGATLRGTADKPITGLATLQEAGPDQLSFLANAQYRKFLPSCQAGAVLLTAGDADGYVGNALVVANPYLAYAELSHLFDRKPKALPGVHPTAVVAADAQIDPAASIGAYAVIESEAHIAAGVTVGAQCVVGARSVIGEGGWLAPRVTLYHDVRIGKRVVIQSGAVIGGEGFGFANEKGVWQKIAQIGGVTIGDDVEIGANTTVDRGALSDTLIGNGVKLDNQIMIAHNVQIGDNTAMAGCAGISGSTKIGKNCMIAGGVGMVGHIEVCDNVFVTGMTMVTRSITEPGSYSSGTAMQPAAEWRKSAARIRQLDDMARRLQQLEKQLAAVTSAPDMPSDA from the coding sequence ATGAGTGCAACAGTTTTTACCCTGGGTCAGTTGGCCGAGCGTCTGGGTGCCACCTTGCGTGGCACTGCGGATAAGCCAATTACCGGCTTAGCCACACTGCAAGAGGCTGGGCCTGATCAGCTAAGCTTTTTGGCCAACGCTCAGTACCGTAAGTTTCTCCCCAGCTGCCAGGCTGGCGCGGTGTTGTTGACTGCTGGTGATGCCGACGGTTATGTCGGCAATGCGCTGGTCGTTGCTAATCCTTATCTGGCGTATGCCGAGCTCTCCCATCTGTTCGATCGCAAGCCCAAGGCTTTGCCTGGCGTGCACCCCACTGCGGTGGTGGCGGCCGATGCGCAGATTGATCCGGCTGCCAGTATTGGCGCGTATGCGGTGATCGAAAGTGAGGCGCACATTGCCGCTGGCGTAACCGTCGGTGCGCAGTGCGTTGTCGGTGCCCGTTCGGTGATCGGTGAGGGTGGTTGGTTGGCCCCGCGGGTGACGCTGTATCACGATGTGCGTATCGGTAAGCGCGTGGTCATTCAATCCGGCGCGGTCATTGGCGGTGAAGGCTTCGGCTTTGCTAATGAGAAAGGCGTTTGGCAGAAGATCGCTCAGATCGGTGGGGTGACCATTGGCGACGACGTCGAGATCGGCGCCAATACCACGGTGGATCGTGGCGCGTTGTCGGACACGCTGATCGGTAACGGCGTGAAACTGGATAACCAGATCATGATCGCGCACAACGTGCAGATCGGCGATAACACCGCTATGGCGGGTTGTGCGGGTATTTCCGGAAGCACCAAGATTGGCAAAAACTGCATGATCGCGGGCGGCGTCGGCATGGTTGGGCATATCGAGGTGTGCGACAACGTGTTCGTCACGGGTATGACCATGGTCACCCGGTCGATTACCGAACCTGGCTCTTACTCGTCGGGTACCGCCATGCAGCCAGCGGCGGAATGGCGCAAGAGCGCGGCTCGGATTCGTCAGTTGGATGACATGGCGCGACGCCTGCAGCAGTTGGAAAAGCAGCTCGCCGCCGTGACCTCGGCGCCTGACATGCCATCTGATGCCTGA
- the lpxA gene encoding acyl-ACP--UDP-N-acetylglucosamine O-acyltransferase: MSLIDPRAIIDPSAKLADDVVVGPWSIVGAEVEIGEGTVIGPHVILKGPTQIGKHNRIYQFSSVGEDTPDLKYQGEATRLVIGDHNVIREGVTIHRGTVQDRSETTLGDHNLIMAYAHIGHDSVIGNHCILVNNTALAGHVWVDDWAILSGYTLVHQFCHIGAHSFSGMGTAIGKDVPAFVTVFGNPAEARSMNFEGMRRRGFSSDAIAALRRAYKIVYRQGLTVEQAMAELAESCAEFPEVAIFRDSIQASSRGITR; this comes from the coding sequence ATGAGTTTGATTGACCCTCGCGCCATCATCGACCCCAGTGCCAAGTTGGCCGACGACGTTGTCGTTGGCCCATGGTCGATAGTCGGGGCCGAAGTCGAAATTGGCGAGGGTACAGTGATCGGCCCCCATGTGATTCTCAAGGGGCCGACCCAGATCGGTAAACACAACCGCATCTATCAGTTTTCCTCGGTGGGTGAAGACACCCCCGACCTCAAGTACCAGGGCGAGGCGACTCGCCTGGTGATTGGTGACCATAACGTGATCCGTGAGGGTGTCACCATCCATCGCGGTACCGTACAGGACCGCAGTGAAACCACCCTTGGCGATCACAATCTGATCATGGCCTATGCCCATATCGGTCATGACAGCGTCATTGGTAATCACTGCATTTTGGTCAATAACACGGCGCTGGCCGGACATGTGTGGGTGGATGACTGGGCTATTTTGTCTGGTTACACCTTGGTCCATCAGTTTTGCCATATCGGTGCGCACAGCTTCTCTGGCATGGGCACGGCGATTGGTAAGGACGTTCCGGCGTTCGTCACCGTATTTGGTAATCCGGCTGAAGCGCGCAGCATGAACTTCGAAGGCATGCGCCGTCGTGGTTTTAGCAGCGATGCAATCGCCGCCTTGCGCCGTGCCTACAAGATTGTTTATCGCCAAGGGCTAACCGTAGAGCAGGCAATGGCTGAGTTGGCCGAGTCGTGCGCAGAATTCCCCGAAGTCGCAATTTTTCGCGACTCTATCCAGGCTTCCAGCCGCGGCATAACCCGATAA
- the ispC gene encoding 1-deoxy-D-xylulose-5-phosphate reductoisomerase → MSHPQQITVLGATGSIGLSTLDVIARHPERYQVFALSGFSRLAELEALCMIYRPRFAVVPQALEGRHLQEGLRAAGLATQVLHGPEGLCQVAAHPEVDAVMAAIVGAAGLPPTLAAVEAGKKVLLANKEALVMSGALFMQAVRRSGAVLLPIDSEHNAIFQCLPGDYARGLKQVGVRRILLTASGGPFREMPLEQLHAVTPEQACAHPNWSMGRKISVDSASMMNKGLELIEACWLFDATPAQVEVVVHPQSVIHSLVDYVDGSVLAQLGNPDMRTPISHALAWPERIDSGVAPLDLFAIARLDFQAPDEQRFPCLRLAREAAQAGGTAPAMLNAANEVAVAAFLERRIRFPEIARIIEDVLHAEPALAVESLDTVLAADGRARNLAEQWLSRR, encoded by the coding sequence GTGAGTCACCCGCAACAGATTACCGTGCTGGGGGCGACCGGTTCGATCGGTCTGAGCACCCTCGATGTCATCGCTCGTCATCCTGAGCGCTATCAAGTCTTTGCGTTGTCCGGCTTCAGTCGCCTGGCTGAGTTGGAAGCGTTATGCATGATCTACCGCCCGCGGTTTGCTGTGGTGCCGCAGGCTCTTGAGGGTCGCCATCTGCAAGAAGGTTTGCGGGCTGCCGGGCTTGCTACTCAGGTGCTGCATGGTCCTGAAGGCTTGTGTCAGGTAGCGGCGCACCCTGAAGTGGATGCGGTGATGGCCGCTATTGTTGGGGCGGCAGGTTTGCCGCCAACCCTGGCAGCAGTCGAAGCCGGTAAGAAAGTACTCTTGGCCAATAAAGAGGCCTTGGTGATGTCGGGCGCACTGTTTATGCAGGCCGTCAGACGCAGCGGTGCGGTGCTGTTACCGATCGACAGCGAACACAATGCGATTTTCCAATGCCTGCCGGGCGACTACGCTCGAGGCCTAAAGCAGGTCGGTGTGCGGCGTATTTTGCTGACCGCATCGGGTGGACCATTTCGCGAAATGCCGCTGGAGCAGTTGCATGCGGTGACGCCTGAGCAGGCGTGTGCCCATCCCAACTGGTCGATGGGGCGCAAGATTTCGGTTGATTCGGCCAGCATGATGAACAAGGGCCTGGAGTTGATCGAGGCCTGCTGGTTATTTGATGCCACTCCTGCGCAGGTTGAAGTGGTGGTGCATCCGCAGAGCGTGATCCATTCGCTGGTGGATTATGTTGACGGTTCGGTGCTGGCGCAGCTGGGTAACCCGGACATGCGCACGCCCATCAGCCACGCCCTGGCCTGGCCGGAGCGGATCGACTCTGGTGTTGCGCCGCTGGATCTGTTCGCCATTGCCCGGCTGGATTTTCAAGCGCCGGATGAGCAGCGCTTTCCTTGTTTACGGCTGGCACGCGAGGCCGCGCAAGCTGGCGGTACTGCGCCTGCGATGTTGAATGCGGCCAATGAAGTAGCCGTTGCGGCGTTCCTTGAGCGGCGCATCCGTTTTCCCGAGATCGCGCGTATTATCGAAGACGTTCTGCATGCTGAGCCCGCCCTGGCGGTTGAAAGCCTGGATACGGTGCTGGCCGCTGATGGTCGGGCACGTAACCTTGCTGAACAATGGCTAAGTCGGCGCTGA
- the bamA gene encoding outer membrane protein assembly factor BamA, whose translation MKRLLLPAVLAALMITEVHAESFTISDIRVTGLQRVSAGSVFGALPLNVGAQADDRALVEATRELFKTGFFQDIQLGREGNVLVIAVVERPSISGIEIEGNKAISSEDLLKGLNQSGLAEGEIFQRATLEGVRNELQRQYVAQGRYSAEIEAEVIPQPRNRVALKININEGSVAAIQHINVVGNSVFSDEDLIDLFELKTTNWLSFFKNDDKYAREKLSGDLERLRSYYLDRGYINMDISSTQVSITPDKKHVYVTVNVDEGEKFTVREVKLSGELKVPEEDVRALLLVQEGQVFSRKVMTTTSELITRRLGNEGYTFANVNGVPEAHDDGTVSITFVVDPGKRAYVNRINFRGNTKSEDEVLRREMRQMEGGWASTYLIDQSKTRLERLGYFKEVNVETPQVPGTDDQVDVNYSVEEQASGSITASVGFAQNAGLILGGSITQNNFLGTGNKVSVGLTRSEYQSNYNFGFVDPYWTPDGVSLGYNAFFRETDYDELDTDVSSYSVDSYGAGASIGYPISDTSRLTYGLTIQNDSIGTGNYTVDEIYDFIEEEGDSYLNVKASIGWSESTLNRGVLANRGHSQSLVFETTVPGSDLSFFKVDYRGQLFKPLSDTYTLRLHSQLGFGDSYGSTSELPFYEHYYAGGFNSVRGFKDSSLGPRSTPSVARINGVPNFNEGAGPGDDGRYTDDQDPLPFGGNVLIQGGVELLFPMPFVKDQRSLRTALFWDVGNVFDTSCGKSQGDCGSIDPGNLASSVGVGLTWITALGPLSFSLAMPLVKPDDADTQIFQFSLGQTF comes from the coding sequence ATGAAACGTCTGCTGCTACCTGCGGTGCTTGCCGCACTGATGATCACCGAAGTTCACGCCGAGTCCTTCACCATTTCCGATATCCGGGTCACTGGCCTGCAACGCGTTTCTGCGGGCAGTGTGTTCGGTGCCTTGCCCCTGAATGTGGGTGCACAAGCGGATGACCGCGCATTGGTCGAAGCCACTCGCGAGCTGTTCAAAACCGGTTTCTTTCAGGACATTCAGCTCGGACGTGAGGGCAACGTACTGGTTATTGCGGTCGTTGAACGTCCGTCGATCTCCGGTATCGAGATTGAAGGTAACAAGGCCATCAGTAGCGAAGACTTGCTCAAAGGCTTGAATCAATCCGGTCTGGCCGAAGGTGAGATTTTCCAGCGGGCAACTCTGGAGGGCGTGCGCAACGAATTGCAGCGCCAATACGTTGCTCAGGGCCGTTACTCAGCCGAAATTGAAGCTGAAGTGATTCCCCAGCCACGTAACCGTGTGGCGTTGAAGATCAATATCAATGAAGGCTCTGTTGCCGCTATCCAGCACATCAACGTGGTGGGCAACTCGGTCTTTTCTGATGAAGACCTGATCGATCTGTTCGAGTTGAAGACCACCAATTGGCTGTCGTTCTTCAAAAATGATGACAAGTACGCGCGTGAGAAACTCTCCGGCGACTTGGAGCGTCTGCGCTCCTACTACTTGGATCGCGGCTACATCAATATGGATATCAGCTCTACGCAGGTATCCATCACCCCAGACAAGAAACATGTGTATGTGACAGTCAACGTCGATGAAGGCGAGAAGTTCACTGTGCGTGAGGTCAAGCTCAGCGGTGAGCTGAAAGTGCCGGAAGAAGATGTTCGGGCGCTGTTGCTGGTGCAAGAAGGGCAGGTGTTCTCACGCAAAGTGATGACCACTACCTCCGAGCTGATCACCCGCCGTCTGGGTAACGAGGGTTATACCTTCGCCAACGTCAATGGCGTGCCAGAAGCTCATGATGATGGCACCGTATCTATTACCTTTGTGGTCGACCCGGGCAAACGTGCTTACGTTAACCGCATCAATTTCCGCGGTAACACCAAGTCTGAGGACGAAGTGCTGCGCCGTGAAATGCGCCAGATGGAAGGTGGTTGGGCGTCAACTTATCTGATCGACCAATCCAAGACCCGTCTAGAGCGCCTCGGCTACTTCAAGGAAGTAAACGTCGAAACGCCGCAGGTTCCTGGCACTGATGATCAGGTCGACGTTAATTACAGCGTTGAAGAGCAGGCGTCCGGCTCGATCACCGCAAGCGTTGGTTTTGCCCAAAACGCCGGTCTAATCCTTGGCGGTTCGATTACCCAAAACAACTTCCTCGGTACGGGTAACAAGGTCAGCGTCGGTCTGACCCGCAGCGAATACCAGAGCAACTACAACTTCGGTTTTGTTGACCCCTACTGGACGCCAGATGGTGTCAGCCTGGGTTATAACGCCTTCTTCCGTGAAACCGATTACGACGAGCTCGATACTGATGTATCCAGTTACTCGGTCGACAGCTACGGTGCTGGTGCCAGTATTGGCTACCCGATCAGCGATACGTCACGCCTAACCTATGGCCTGACCATTCAGAACGACAGTATCGGCACCGGTAATTACACGGTTGATGAGATCTACGACTTTATTGAGGAAGAGGGCGACAGCTACTTGAACGTCAAAGCCTCGATTGGTTGGTCCGAGTCGACCCTCAACCGTGGCGTGCTAGCTAATCGCGGGCACTCGCAGAGCCTGGTGTTCGAAACCACGGTGCCAGGCAGTGATTTGTCGTTCTTCAAGGTCGATTACCGCGGCCAGCTGTTCAAACCGTTGAGTGACACCTATACCTTGCGTCTGCACAGCCAGCTGGGCTTCGGCGATAGCTACGGTTCAACTTCCGAGTTACCGTTCTATGAGCATTATTACGCGGGTGGTTTTAACTCTGTCCGGGGCTTCAAGGACAGCAGTCTGGGGCCGCGCAGTACGCCAAGCGTTGCGCGCATCAACGGTGTGCCGAACTTTAATGAAGGTGCTGGCCCTGGTGATGACGGGCGTTACACAGACGACCAAGATCCGCTGCCATTTGGCGGTAACGTTCTGATTCAAGGGGGGGTTGAGCTGCTATTCCCTATGCCGTTCGTCAAGGATCAACGTTCTTTGCGCACAGCACTGTTCTGGGATGTGGGTAATGTGTTTGACACCAGCTGCGGCAAGTCTCAGGGCGATTGCGGCAGCATTGATCCGGGTAACTTGGCCAGCTCCGTGGGTGTCGGTTTAACTTGGATCACCGCACTGGGCCCGTTGAGCTTTAGTTTGGCCATGCCTCTCGTCAAACCAGACGATGCCGATACGCAGATTTTCCAGTTCTCTCTCGGTCAGACGTTCTAA
- the uppS gene encoding polyprenyl diphosphate synthase, with the protein MEKTKDGSPPAVPRHVAIIMDGNNRWAKKRLLPGVAGHKAGVDAVRAVIEVCAEAGVEVLTLFAFSSENWQRPAEEVSALMELFLSALRREAKKLDANDISLRIIGDRSRFHPELQAAMREAETQTAGDKRFILQVAANYGGQWDIAQAAQRLAREVQGGHLKAEDITPELLQSCLVTGDLPLPDLCIRTGGEHRISNFLLWQLAYTELYFSDLFWPDFKHDAMRKALADFASRQRRFGKTGDQVTAEARS; encoded by the coding sequence ATGGAAAAGACCAAAGACGGTAGTCCGCCGGCCGTGCCACGGCATGTGGCGATCATCATGGACGGTAACAATCGCTGGGCGAAGAAGCGCTTGTTGCCGGGTGTGGCCGGCCATAAAGCCGGTGTTGATGCTGTGCGTGCGGTGATCGAGGTGTGTGCTGAGGCGGGCGTTGAAGTATTGACGCTGTTCGCCTTCTCCAGTGAAAACTGGCAGCGCCCGGCCGAAGAGGTCAGCGCGCTGATGGAGTTGTTCCTCAGTGCGCTGCGCCGCGAAGCGAAGAAACTCGACGCCAATGACATCAGTCTGCGCATCATCGGTGATCGCTCGCGCTTTCACCCTGAGTTGCAAGCCGCCATGCGTGAAGCGGAAACGCAAACCGCTGGTGATAAGCGTTTTATCTTGCAGGTCGCAGCCAATTACGGCGGCCAATGGGATATCGCCCAGGCGGCGCAGCGGCTGGCGCGGGAAGTTCAGGGCGGTCACCTAAAGGCCGAAGACATAACCCCTGAGTTGCTGCAAAGCTGTCTGGTCACCGGCGATTTGCCGTTACCAGACCTGTGTATCCGTACCGGTGGTGAACACCGCATCAGCAACTTCCTGCTCTGGCAACTGGCCTACACCGAGTTGTATTTCTCCGACCTGTTTTGGCCGGATTTCAAACACGACGCCATGCGTAAAGCCTTGGCCGATTTTGCTAGCCGTCAGCGTCGCTTTGGTAAAACCGGCGATCAGGTGACTGCTGAGGCCCGCAGCTGA